From a region of the Fischerella sp. JS2 genome:
- a CDS encoding tetratricopeptide repeat protein, whose amino-acid sequence MKFTRHLSATLVGATLTIMQPQVSVALTPAQVSDLAKDFTVLISGDGVGSGVIFDRKGETYYVLTNRHVVVNDGRYEIQTPDGSKYPVYRSQELPGLDLAVLQFNSNKNYRIANIGNSDQVREGMTVYVVGWADALPGITKERSYQFTDGNVRSRLKEGKDGYTLVYNNEAIPGMSGGPVLDEQGRVVGINGRADTEVRKDGALVASLRLGIPINTFLATRRNSQPIATGSQTATRQRSAEDYISLGGAKAQRKDYQGAIADYNQALKISPNNPDAYFRRSNAYFLIGNLQSATSDLNKVIQLNPKNGFAYAMRCAIRLTEKDIPGAVRDGEEAVRLNPNLGFAYLARGSARAFLPDYQGAIADINKFIDQEPGFAHAYAVRGYSRAGLGDRKGANADFDQALKLDPNFFSTYQLRGVVRGFLWGDKPGALADLQKASDLIQKEGNSFLYQEVQNAIKFVENPASASQQVLIEPFNQAIARNPNDANAYFYRGGGYYLQGNKQSALADITKATQINPKFSVAWVAQGDIFRELGKYTEARNSYDRAIKANSQWGNVSPSVAYAYRGLTNLVLGNTQAANADINQALQLDPKNAVAYGFRGLSFHYQKDYRRAIAAYEKALSLDAKLSPAINNLGLVKYELGDVEGAIRQFQRAININNTSPESQLALAVALYNKGQQDQGLAMAQAALRLDNRWGDIKFIKQQLWGNRLIADTQKLLANPKIR is encoded by the coding sequence ATGAAATTTACTCGTCATCTTTCAGCAACACTAGTAGGCGCAACTCTCACAATCATGCAGCCTCAAGTCAGTGTGGCGTTAACACCTGCTCAAGTCAGCGATTTAGCAAAAGATTTTACTGTTTTGATTAGTGGAGATGGTGTGGGTTCGGGAGTAATTTTTGATCGTAAGGGCGAAACTTACTACGTACTCACTAATCGTCATGTAGTGGTGAATGATGGCAGATATGAGATTCAAACCCCCGATGGTAGTAAATATCCTGTGTACCGCAGTCAAGAGTTACCTGGATTAGACTTAGCTGTCTTACAGTTTAATAGTAATAAAAATTACCGAATTGCTAATATTGGCAACTCCGACCAAGTCCGGGAAGGAATGACGGTGTACGTGGTGGGTTGGGCTGATGCTTTACCTGGTATCACCAAAGAACGTAGTTATCAATTTACAGATGGGAATGTCCGTAGTCGCCTCAAAGAGGGCAAAGATGGATATACTCTGGTTTACAACAACGAGGCGATTCCAGGTATGAGTGGTGGCCCGGTGTTAGATGAACAAGGGCGTGTGGTAGGTATTAATGGACGGGCTGATACAGAGGTACGTAAGGACGGGGCGCTGGTAGCAAGTTTGCGATTGGGAATTCCGATTAACACTTTTTTGGCAACTAGAAGAAATTCCCAGCCAATCGCGACGGGTTCCCAAACTGCCACAAGACAACGGAGTGCCGAAGACTATATTAGTTTGGGAGGAGCAAAAGCCCAAAGAAAAGATTACCAAGGCGCGATCGCAGACTACAATCAAGCCCTGAAAATTAGTCCTAATAACCCTGATGCTTACTTCCGCCGGAGTAATGCTTACTTTTTGATCGGAAATTTACAATCAGCGACTTCAGACTTGAACAAAGTAATACAACTCAATCCTAAAAATGGGTTTGCTTACGCCATGCGGTGTGCAATTCGTCTCACAGAGAAAGATATACCAGGGGCGGTGAGGGATGGTGAAGAAGCTGTGCGCCTGAATCCTAATTTAGGTTTTGCTTATCTTGCTAGGGGTAGCGCTCGTGCATTTTTACCAGATTACCAAGGAGCGATCGCTGATATCAACAAATTTATTGACCAAGAACCTGGTTTTGCCCACGCCTACGCTGTCCGGGGTTATTCCCGCGCTGGCTTAGGAGATCGAAAAGGGGCTAATGCTGATTTTGATCAAGCGCTGAAATTAGATCCCAACTTTTTTAGCACTTATCAATTGCGGGGGGTTGTACGTGGTTTTCTTTGGGGAGACAAACCAGGTGCATTGGCAGATTTGCAGAAAGCAAGTGATTTAATTCAAAAAGAAGGAAATTCATTTTTATACCAAGAAGTCCAAAACGCAATCAAATTTGTAGAAAACCCAGCATCCGCATCTCAGCAAGTGCTGATCGAACCATTTAACCAAGCGATCGCCCGTAACCCAAATGATGCTAATGCTTACTTCTACCGGGGTGGTGGTTATTATCTGCAAGGAAATAAACAGAGTGCATTGGCAGATATAACCAAAGCAACCCAAATTAATCCCAAATTTTCAGTAGCTTGGGTTGCCCAAGGAGATATATTTAGAGAGTTAGGAAAATATACAGAAGCCCGAAATTCTTATGATCGAGCAATTAAAGCTAATAGTCAATGGGGTAATGTCAGTCCTAGTGTAGCTTACGCTTATCGGGGTTTAACTAATTTGGTTTTAGGCAATACTCAAGCTGCGAATGCAGATATAAATCAAGCATTGCAGTTAGATCCTAAAAATGCTGTTGCCTATGGATTTAGGGGTTTGTCTTTTCACTACCAAAAAGACTATCGTAGGGCAATTGCAGCTTACGAAAAAGCACTTTCTCTGGACGCAAAATTATCACCAGCTATTAACAACCTGGGGTTAGTTAAATATGAATTGGGAGATGTTGAAGGAGCTATACGTCAGTTTCAAAGGGCAATAAATATTAACAATACCAGTCCAGAATCTCAGCTGGCTCTAGCAGTAGCTTTATACAATAAAGGACAGCAAGACCAGGGTTTAGCAATGGCCCAAGCAGCTTTGCGTTTAGATAATAGATGGGGTGATATTAAGTTTATTAAACAACAACTCTGGGGTAACAGACTAATAGCAGATACGCAAAAACTACTAGCAAATCCTAAAATTAGGTAA
- a CDS encoding tetratricopeptide repeat-containing serine protease family protein, with protein sequence MNFGRYLPAVLMGATVVVVQPQVALGLTATQVSNLAKEFTVLIGGDGVGSGIIFDRKGDTYYVLTNQHVVANDGRYEIQTPDNSRYPVYRSQELPGLDLAIVQFNSNKNYRVANLGNSDQIQEGMTVYVVGWADALPGITSERTYQFTEGKIRTRLQKSEDGYGLVYNNEAIPGMSGGPVLDEQGRVVGINGRADTEVRKDGTLVASLRLGIPVNTFLAARKNSPSANTPQKPATGVATSITTPVTSRKITAEGLISLGGAKAKRGDYQGAISDYNQALQLSPNNSDAFYQRGVAYSKQKNYQAALEDFNQVIRLSPKNSFAYAFRGHLRLQLGDFKGANADGNQAIRFDPDSGYGYIIRGGGRFFLKYQQGALADFDWSIKLLPDNPRAYMVRAIARKISGDKQGALADFQKAATLSKQQGDEDSYQKSVSEIKRLQGI encoded by the coding sequence ATGAATTTTGGTCGTTATCTTCCAGCTGTGCTGATGGGTGCAACTGTGGTGGTGGTACAACCTCAAGTTGCTTTGGGACTAACTGCTACGCAAGTTAGCAACTTAGCCAAAGAATTTACTGTGCTGATTGGTGGGGATGGTGTTGGTTCAGGGATAATTTTTGACCGCAAAGGAGATACTTACTACGTACTGACCAATCAGCATGTGGTGGCAAACGATGGCAGATACGAGATTCAAACACCTGATAACAGCCGCTATCCAGTTTACCGCAGTCAAGAATTGCCAGGTTTAGATTTAGCGATCGTACAGTTTAATAGTAATAAAAATTACCGTGTTGCTAATTTAGGTAACTCCGACCAAATTCAGGAAGGAATGACAGTGTATGTAGTAGGTTGGGCTGATGCTTTACCAGGCATTACTTCAGAACGTACCTATCAATTTACCGAAGGAAAAATTCGCACACGGCTGCAAAAATCAGAAGATGGCTATGGTTTAGTTTATAACAACGAGGCCATACCAGGCATGAGTGGCGGTCCGGTTTTAGATGAACAAGGCCGGGTCGTGGGGATTAATGGGCGTGCTGATACAGAAGTACGCAAAGATGGAACCTTGGTAGCAAGTTTGCGCTTAGGGATTCCCGTAAATACCTTTTTGGCAGCGAGAAAAAATTCACCCTCTGCAAATACGCCACAAAAACCAGCTACTGGCGTGGCAACTTCCATAACAACACCAGTTACATCACGAAAAATCACAGCAGAAGGTTTGATTAGTTTAGGAGGGGCAAAGGCTAAGCGGGGAGATTACCAAGGAGCGATTAGCGATTACAATCAAGCCCTCCAGCTTAGTCCCAACAATTCTGATGCTTTTTATCAAAGAGGTGTAGCTTATAGTAAACAAAAAAATTACCAAGCTGCTTTAGAGGACTTTAATCAGGTAATTCGCCTTAGTCCCAAAAATTCCTTTGCTTATGCTTTTCGAGGTCATCTGCGCTTACAACTTGGAGATTTTAAAGGTGCAAACGCTGATGGCAATCAAGCCATTCGCTTCGACCCCGACTCTGGTTATGGTTACATTATCAGGGGCGGAGGCCGCTTTTTCTTGAAATACCAACAAGGAGCATTAGCAGATTTTGATTGGTCAATTAAACTACTTCCTGATAATCCCAGAGCTTACATGGTACGAGCTATTGCCCGCAAAATTTCGGGAGATAAACAAGGAGCATTAGCAGATTTTCAAAAGGCTGCCACTTTATCTAAGCAACAGGGAGATGAAGATAGTTATCAAAAGTCAGTGAGTGAGATCAAACGACTGCAAGGGATTTAG
- a CDS encoding serine protease, translating into MDWRKIILATCIGSLSISSVLVAPTVSSVEQPLSQCSTQQLQKQAKLITVKVLSKDFLGSGILIHTKGSVYTVLTNAHVLRSGKAPYQIQTYDDKVYAATLQRMSDRGNDLARLQFRSDRTKYTVASLDFRSSLTKGNKVFAAGFPFDEEGDRDIGFVCKTGEVSLILDKALEGGYKVGYTNDIQKGMSGGPLLNHVGKVVAINGMHAEPLWGDPYVYQDGTEPEPELRQQMHQYSWGIPIKTFVDLVSSSDCNFQAEVKP; encoded by the coding sequence ATGGATTGGCGCAAAATCATATTAGCTACCTGTATTGGCAGTTTATCAATCTCGTCAGTATTAGTAGCACCGACTGTCAGTTCAGTTGAACAACCTTTAAGTCAGTGTTCAACACAGCAGTTGCAAAAACAGGCCAAGTTAATCACAGTCAAAGTCTTGTCAAAAGACTTTTTGGGATCAGGGATTCTGATTCATACAAAAGGTTCTGTGTATACAGTGTTAACTAATGCCCACGTACTGAGGTCTGGTAAAGCCCCCTACCAGATCCAAACCTATGATGACAAAGTATATGCAGCCACTTTGCAAAGAATGAGCGATCGCGGCAATGATTTAGCTCGATTGCAGTTTCGCAGCGATCGCACTAAATATACTGTTGCATCCCTGGATTTTCGCTCAAGTTTAACTAAAGGCAATAAAGTTTTTGCAGCTGGCTTTCCTTTTGATGAAGAAGGCGATCGGGATATCGGGTTTGTGTGCAAAACTGGTGAAGTGTCCCTTATCTTAGACAAAGCCTTAGAAGGCGGTTACAAAGTCGGCTATACCAATGATATTCAAAAGGGGATGAGTGGAGGCCCATTACTAAACCACGTCGGCAAGGTAGTAGCAATTAATGGAATGCACGCCGAACCGCTTTGGGGCGACCCCTATGTTTATCAAGATGGAACTGAACCAGAACCAGAACTGCGACAACAAATGCACCAATATAGCTGGGGCATTCCGATTAAGACATTTGTAGACCTAGTATCATCTTCTGATTGCAATTTTCAGGCAGAGGTTAAACCATGA
- a CDS encoding COP23 domain-containing protein has translation MKLSVFTQILSIAALTLSSTATITQPSHAQTSKFFCGMSRGVPATLVRTSRGNIPIIRWVDEAFPPPWTPEKRCEEISSRFQRFYDNGTLNFLRAGKLRSQPVLCVASEKNGPCLANGVLVTLKPDRNPRETLQRLLDYRGGSGGVSIDLSGFSSNNNHNAVVTAGDDTAYVDVQKWINEAESSKSGEFCPVGKPAWQC, from the coding sequence ATGAAACTTAGTGTATTTACTCAAATTTTGAGTATTGCTGCTCTTACACTCAGTTCTACAGCAACTATTACTCAGCCTAGCCATGCTCAGACTAGCAAGTTTTTTTGCGGTATGAGTAGGGGTGTACCGGCAACACTTGTTCGCACATCACGGGGAAATATTCCCATAATTCGTTGGGTTGACGAAGCTTTTCCACCGCCTTGGACTCCAGAAAAGCGCTGTGAAGAAATATCTAGCAGATTCCAAAGATTTTATGACAACGGAACTTTGAATTTTCTCAGAGCAGGCAAGCTGAGGAGTCAACCCGTTTTGTGTGTAGCTAGTGAGAAAAATGGGCCTTGTCTTGCAAATGGTGTCCTAGTTACTCTCAAGCCCGATCGCAATCCCCGCGAAACTTTACAAAGACTACTCGATTATCGGGGTGGAAGTGGTGGGGTCAGTATAGATCTTAGTGGTTTTAGCAGTAACAACAATCATAATGCTGTGGTTACTGCTGGAGATGATACAGCTTATGTAGATGTCCAAAAATGGATAAATGAGGCAGAAAGTTCCAAATCAGGTGAATTTTGCCCAGTAGGAAAACCAGCTTGGCAATGTTAA
- the psbA gene encoding photosystem II q(b) protein — protein MTTTLTRGESGSLWDRFCEWITSTNNRLYVGWFGVLMIPTLLTATICFIIAFIAAPPVDIDGIREPVSGSLLYGNNIISGAIVPTSNAIGLHFYPIWEASSLDEWLYNGGPYELIVFHFLIGIFCWMGRQWELSYRLGMRPWICVAYSAPVAAATSVFLIYPIGQGSFSDGMPLGISGTFNFMLVFQAEHNILMHPFHQLGVAGVFGGSLFCAMHGSLVTSSLVRETTENESVNYGYKFGQEQETYNIVAAHGYFGRLIWQYASFNNSRSLHFFLAAWPVVCIWFTALGISTMAFNLNGFNFNQSILDSHGRIVNTWADILNRANLGMEVMHERNAHNFPLDLASGEAVPVAMNAPAIHG, from the coding sequence ATGACCACAACTTTAACAAGAGGCGAAAGTGGTAGCCTCTGGGATAGGTTCTGTGAGTGGATTACCAGCACTAATAACAGACTTTACGTTGGCTGGTTCGGCGTTTTGATGATTCCAACGCTGTTGACAGCAACTATCTGCTTTATTATTGCCTTCATTGCAGCACCACCTGTCGATATTGACGGTATTCGTGAACCTGTTTCTGGTTCTTTGTTATATGGCAACAACATAATTTCTGGCGCCATTGTACCTACATCTAATGCGATCGGTTTGCACTTTTACCCTATTTGGGAAGCATCTTCTCTTGATGAATGGCTCTATAATGGCGGTCCCTACGAGCTAATTGTTTTCCATTTCCTCATCGGTATTTTCTGCTGGATGGGACGGCAATGGGAACTCAGCTATCGCTTGGGTATGCGTCCTTGGATCTGCGTTGCTTATTCTGCTCCTGTAGCTGCTGCTACCTCTGTCTTTTTAATTTACCCAATTGGGCAAGGCAGTTTCTCTGACGGAATGCCTCTAGGCATCAGTGGTACATTTAATTTCATGCTTGTGTTCCAAGCGGAACATAACATTCTCATGCATCCCTTCCATCAACTTGGTGTGGCTGGGGTGTTTGGTGGTTCGCTCTTCTGTGCGATGCACGGTTCTTTGGTGACTTCCTCCTTGGTGAGGGAAACCACAGAGAATGAATCCGTCAACTATGGATACAAGTTTGGTCAAGAGCAGGAAACCTACAATATTGTGGCTGCTCATGGTTACTTTGGACGCTTAATTTGGCAGTATGCCAGCTTTAACAACTCTCGTTCTTTGCACTTCTTCTTAGCAGCTTGGCCCGTAGTTTGTATTTGGTTCACGGCTTTGGGCATCAGCACAATGGCGTTTAACTTGAATGGGTTCAACTTTAACCAATCAATTCTTGACTCCCACGGTCGTATAGTTAACACCTGGGCAGATATACTCAACCGTGCCAACCTGGGTATGGAAGTGATGCACGAGCGTAATGCTCACAACTTCCCATTAGACTTGGCAAGTGGTGAAGCTGTACCTGTAGCAATGAACGCTCCTGCAATTCATGGATAG